One window of the Cataglyphis hispanica isolate Lineage 1 chromosome 13, ULB_Chis1_1.0, whole genome shotgun sequence genome contains the following:
- the LOC126854199 gene encoding proteoglycan 4 isoform X2 — MGGYAWVTLATNDAYSLGALVLAHSLRRVGTKYELACLVTPGVTATMREKLAAVFSLVQEVNVLDSKDEANLALLARPELGITFTKLHCWRLTQYEKCVFIDADALVVRNCDELFEREELSAAPDVGWPDCFNSGVFVFRPSQQTFASITAFAAAKGSFDGGDQGLLNMYFSDWASKDISKHLPFIYNMCSTATYSYLPAFKQFGEDVRIIHFIGITKPWLQYFDTLTGVVQPPSGSTHLQPLLQLWWNIFCEQVHPQLSPSMMGIAGALAQMTLGEARSAEQVALEEHMRKQSWEQGQIDYMGRDSFDNIWKKICETLSLSPQRQPSPPKEDIAEPKESAITVDATDEPAEPAEPAEPAELKTVEPIDVEVTKPVVEADKDPTQSLVCEASEEKLSAAQTTCEISDESVTIAQSSEQKTSALPSEKSVMVQVAAIKESSELMQPAAIESAKATDKKLSETSTELSSTQESASEDKSESLPIETQQVDSQTSTCLLVDASCKKDVTTPVTQIESATTPTETKLETPVSAQDATELKTTAISVDSPQNIIASSITSEASLQETTKSVIEPDLTQPLTIDPGEQHAEVLLAASEISTVSPVPIQVAESVLQTKPKESVSDAAVAMRDQAIATTVTAVHESTDIAPASITVEPVQLNGSVCEKCDDIPSVVANLSESADTSARTAKESANDLLITKDVPSEASVEKVETVSSVMSPSEISSAKVEKLAESTEIERTTEAPEAKSLTQTTKMETTEATSAEQIVKAETAEPAEQVKQTEITEAAVITKSSSEIPETSEIAESSSTEEPTEAGVFNIPSTPTVIEATPPTSPSVESTQEAEEKQAEKKSLKKSDSLDAANGEGVDKKAAKKTVKKVVKKPKTKPEEATPSTTAEGATADGSQSKPKKTVKVTKKIGAKTGQTLETDTSVPETPPPPSSPASAGVSAASDVPVPPKRKTKSTNAKGTTDKKPETEE; from the exons GATATGCATGGGTTACACTGGCTACGAACGATGCCTATTCTTTGGGAGCATTGGTCTTGGCGCACTCCCTACGTCGGGTCGGCACCAAGTACGAGCTAGCTTGTCTGGTCACTCCCGGAGTTACGGCAACGATGAG AGAAAAATTGGCGGCAGTATTCTCCTTGGTGCAGGAAGTTAATGTTCTCGACTCGAAAGACGAGGCAAACTTGGCCTTATTGGCTAGACCAGAGTTAGGCATCACTTTTACCAAATTACATTGCTGGAGGCTAACTCAATACGAGAAGTGTGTATTCATCGATGCAGATGCGCTT GTGGTGCGAAATTGCGATGAACTATTTGAGCGCGAGGAATTATCGGCCGCGCCTGATGTCGGTTGGCCCGATTGCTTCAATTCCGGAGTATTTGTATTCAGACCATCTCAACAAACGTTCGCGTCAATCACTGCATTTGCCGCGGCCAAGGGCTCATTCGACGGCGGCGATCAAGGCTTATTAAACATGTACTTTAGTGATTGGGCCTCTAAGGACATCTCCAAACATTTACCATTTATTTACAACATGTGTTCCACCGCGACGTATTCGTATCTGCCCGCATTTAAGCA atttggcGAGGATGTGAGAATAATACACTTTATTGGCATAACGAAACCCTGGTTACAGTATTTCGATACTCTAACTGGTGTCGTTCAACCACCGTCAGGATCTACGCATTTGCAACCGCTGTTACAATTGTGGTGGAATATATTCTGCGAGCAAGTGCATCCGCAGCTGTCGCCTTCCATG ATGGGTATCGCCGGTGCCTTGGCTCAGATGACGTTGGGCGAAGCGAGGAGCGCGGAGCAAGTAGCCTTGGAGGAGCACATGAGGAAGCAGAGCTGGGAGCAGGGACAGATCGACTACATGGGTCGCGACAGCTTCGACAATATATGGAAGAAGATCTGCGAGACACTTTCTCTTTCGCCGCAGCGTCAACCATCTCCACCTAAAGAG GATATTGCTGAACCAAAGGAAAGCGCCATTACTGTTGACGCTACTGATGAACCTGCTGAGCCTGCTGAGCCTGCTGAGCCTGCTGAGCTAAAGACTGTTGAACCTATAGATGTCGAAGTGACTAAACCAGTTG TTGAGGCAGACAAGGATCCAACGCAATCTCTAGTATGCGAAGCTTCTGAGGAGAAGCTTTCGGCGGCGCAAACTACGTGTGAGATCAGCGACGAAAGCGTCACCATCGCGCAATCCTCTGAGCAGAAAACATCCGCATTACCTTCCGAAAAAAGTGTCATGGTACAAGTTGCTGCAATAAAAGAGTCAAGCGAGCTGATGCAACCGGCTGCGATAGAAAGCGCAAAAGCAACGGACAAAAAATTAAGCGAAACAAGTACTGAATTGTCTTCTACCCAAGAATCGGCGTCTGAAGACAAAAGCGAAAGTCTTCCTATCGAAACGCAGCAAGTTGATTCACAAACATCAACGTGTCTCTTGGTAGATGCCTCTTGCAAGAAAGATGTAACTACGCCTGTTACGCAAATTGAGAGCGCAACAACGCCTACTGAGACAAAACTAGAAACTCCAGTTTCCGCTCAAGATGCAACGGAGCTTAAAACTACTGCAATTAGCGTAGATAGTCCACAGAACATCATTGCTTCTTCTATAACGAGCGAAGCGTCGCTGCAAGAAACCACGAAATCTGTTATCGAACCCGATCTAACGCAACCTCTCACGATAGATCCGGGTGAGCAGCACGCAGAGGTATTACTGGCGGCTTCTGAGATTTCCACCGTCAGCCCCGTGCCTATCCAGGTAGCGGAATCGGTTCTTCAGACGAAACCCAAAGAGTCCGTATCAGACGCGGCTGTAGCCATGCGGGATCAAGCAATCGCTACTACGGTCACGGCTGTGCACGAGTCCACGGATATCGCTCCCGCATCGATCACAGTGGAACCAGTTCAATTGAACGGATCGGTTTGTGAGAAATGCGACGATATCCCATCTGTAGTTGCCAATTTATCAGAAAGTGCTGACACTTCTGCTCGGACGGCAAAAGAATCCGCGAATGATTTACTTATCACAAAAGACGTACCATCAGAAGCATCGGTAGAGAAGGTAGAGACCGTCAGCAGCGTGATGTCTCCATCAGAAATATCATCTGCAAAAGTGGAAAAATTAGCGGAATCCACGGAGATTGAGAGAACAACAGAAGCACCGGAAGCAAAGTCTCTAACGCAAACTACAAAGATGGAAACGACAGAAGCAACATCTGCAGAGCAGATTGTAAAAGCAGAAACGGCAGAACCTGCCGAACAAGTTAAGCAAACCGAGATAACAGAAGCAGCAGTAATAACGAAGTCGTCTAGCGAAATTCCAGAGACATCAGAAATTGCTGAGTCAAGTTCAACGGAAGAACCTACTGAAGCGGGAGTGTTCAATATCCCGTCGACGCCGACGGTGATCGAGGCTACACCGCCGACCAGTCCGTCAGTAGAAAGTACGCAGGAGGCGGAGGAAAAGCAAGCCGAGAAGAAGAGCCTGAAGAAGTCCGATTCGCTGGACGCTGCGAATGGAGAAGGTGTGGACAAAAAGGCGGCGAAGAAGACGGTGAAGAAGGTAGTGAAGAAACCGAAGACGAAACCCGAGGAGGCGACTCCATCGACTACGGCGGAGGGCGCAACCGCGGACGGTTCCCAGAGCAAGCCGAAGAAGACCGTGAAAGTTACGAAGAAGATCGGCGCGAAGACCGGACAGACTCTAGAAACCGACACGAGTGTACCGGAgacaccgccgccgccgtcgtcgccAGCTAGCGCCGGTGTCTCTGCCGCCTCCGACGTGCCTGTTCCGCCCAAGCGAAAGACGAAGAGTACCAACGCGAAAGGAACGACCGACAAGAAGCCCGAAACGGAAGAGTGA
- the LOC126854199 gene encoding proteoglycan 4 isoform X1 — protein sequence MGGYAWVTLATNDAYSLGALVLAHSLRRVGTKYELACLVTPGVTATMREKLAAVFSLVQEVNVLDSKDEANLALLARPELGITFTKLHCWRLTQYEKCVFIDADALVVRNCDELFEREELSAAPDVGWPDCFNSGVFVFRPSQQTFASITAFAAAKGSFDGGDQGLLNMYFSDWASKDISKHLPFIYNMCSTATYSYLPAFKQFGEDVRIIHFIGITKPWLQYFDTLTGVVQPPSGSTHLQPLLQLWWNIFCEQVHPQLSPSMATSTLAPIWHAFASSSYLPPVSNISVYSDAINRDDVYSRTPDFSEFKDPWEEYSPQNDLFATDDALSALSDKNDNYYCGAGYEKKAADIDHQNDHNTSKFEHNQQFHYEQRFSYAPKQTQHSSHPTNNEHNQYQEHATFYSEESHSQRQVVQHTEDYWQQYQPTEQRYHPEQHGHKEQKQHNEQYQQHHHEQRHHNEPHHYNEQRQHSEHHQHSRQSHQHDYCKMDDHYIQHQSVHEQPHSTETWRENHAQHASDQTAHYQRHTVSHNDSHSQHHIQNSAQDNFTSHYRQSNEKNSEQSSGTANKQTDTQRINFHPSPPAPCTDLHNVAMRSDSNITEHLDNANMGIAGALAQMTLGEARSAEQVALEEHMRKQSWEQGQIDYMGRDSFDNIWKKICETLSLSPQRQPSPPKEDIAEPKESAITVDATDEPAEPAEPAEPAELKTVEPIDVEVTKPVVEADKDPTQSLVCEASEEKLSAAQTTCEISDESVTIAQSSEQKTSALPSEKSVMVQVAAIKESSELMQPAAIESAKATDKKLSETSTELSSTQESASEDKSESLPIETQQVDSQTSTCLLVDASCKKDVTTPVTQIESATTPTETKLETPVSAQDATELKTTAISVDSPQNIIASSITSEASLQETTKSVIEPDLTQPLTIDPGEQHAEVLLAASEISTVSPVPIQVAESVLQTKPKESVSDAAVAMRDQAIATTVTAVHESTDIAPASITVEPVQLNGSVCEKCDDIPSVVANLSESADTSARTAKESANDLLITKDVPSEASVEKVETVSSVMSPSEISSAKVEKLAESTEIERTTEAPEAKSLTQTTKMETTEATSAEQIVKAETAEPAEQVKQTEITEAAVITKSSSEIPETSEIAESSSTEEPTEAGVFNIPSTPTVIEATPPTSPSVESTQEAEEKQAEKKSLKKSDSLDAANGEGVDKKAAKKTVKKVVKKPKTKPEEATPSTTAEGATADGSQSKPKKTVKVTKKIGAKTGQTLETDTSVPETPPPPSSPASAGVSAASDVPVPPKRKTKSTNAKGTTDKKPETEE from the exons GATATGCATGGGTTACACTGGCTACGAACGATGCCTATTCTTTGGGAGCATTGGTCTTGGCGCACTCCCTACGTCGGGTCGGCACCAAGTACGAGCTAGCTTGTCTGGTCACTCCCGGAGTTACGGCAACGATGAG AGAAAAATTGGCGGCAGTATTCTCCTTGGTGCAGGAAGTTAATGTTCTCGACTCGAAAGACGAGGCAAACTTGGCCTTATTGGCTAGACCAGAGTTAGGCATCACTTTTACCAAATTACATTGCTGGAGGCTAACTCAATACGAGAAGTGTGTATTCATCGATGCAGATGCGCTT GTGGTGCGAAATTGCGATGAACTATTTGAGCGCGAGGAATTATCGGCCGCGCCTGATGTCGGTTGGCCCGATTGCTTCAATTCCGGAGTATTTGTATTCAGACCATCTCAACAAACGTTCGCGTCAATCACTGCATTTGCCGCGGCCAAGGGCTCATTCGACGGCGGCGATCAAGGCTTATTAAACATGTACTTTAGTGATTGGGCCTCTAAGGACATCTCCAAACATTTACCATTTATTTACAACATGTGTTCCACCGCGACGTATTCGTATCTGCCCGCATTTAAGCA atttggcGAGGATGTGAGAATAATACACTTTATTGGCATAACGAAACCCTGGTTACAGTATTTCGATACTCTAACTGGTGTCGTTCAACCACCGTCAGGATCTACGCATTTGCAACCGCTGTTACAATTGTGGTGGAATATATTCTGCGAGCAAGTGCATCCGCAGCTGTCGCCTTCCATG GCCACCAGCACATTGGCTCCAATTTGGCACGCATTTGCTTCCTCGTCCTATCTACCTCCCGTTTCTAATATTTCCGTTTACTCTGATGCAATAAACCGTGACGACGTTTATTCTCGAACGCCGGATTTCTCGGAATTTAAAGATCCTTGGGAAGAGTACTCTCCACAGAACGATTTGTTCGCAACCGATGATGCATTGAGTGCATTGAGTGATaagaatgataattattattgtggaGCAGGATACGAGAAAAAGGCTGCGGATATTGATCATCAAAATGATCACAATACATCTAAATTTGAACACAATCAACAATTCCACTACGAACAACGTTTTTCTTATGCGCCTAAACAAACACAACATAGTTCGCATCCTACAAATAATGAACATAATCAGTATCAAGAACATGCAACTTTTTATTCTGAAGAGAGCCATAGTCAAAGACAAGTCGTACAACACACCGAAGATTATTGGCAACAATATCAGCCGACTGAACAGAGATACCATCCCGAGCAGCATGGACACAAAGAGCAAAAACAGCATAATGAACAATATCAACAACATCATCATGAGCAAAGACATCATAATGAGCCACATCATTATAATGAACAGAGACAACATAGCGAGCATCATCAGCATTCTAGACAATCTCATCAACATGATTATTGTAAAATGGATGATCATTATATCCAGCATCAATCGGTTCACGAACAACCGCATTCTACCGAAACGTGGCGCGAAAATCACGCGCAACACGCTAGTGACCAAACTGCTCACTATCAAAGACATACTGTTTCTCATAACGATTCCCACTCGCAACATCATATCCAAAATAGCGCTCAAGATAATTTTACATCTCACTATCGTCAaagtaatgagaaaaatagcGAGCAATCATCGGGAACTGCGAATAAGCAGACAGACACGCAGAGAATAAATTTCCACCCTTCCCCTCCTGCACCTTGTACAGATCTCCACAATGTAGCCATGCGATCTGACTCGAATATAACGGAACATCTAGACAATGCAAAT ATGGGTATCGCCGGTGCCTTGGCTCAGATGACGTTGGGCGAAGCGAGGAGCGCGGAGCAAGTAGCCTTGGAGGAGCACATGAGGAAGCAGAGCTGGGAGCAGGGACAGATCGACTACATGGGTCGCGACAGCTTCGACAATATATGGAAGAAGATCTGCGAGACACTTTCTCTTTCGCCGCAGCGTCAACCATCTCCACCTAAAGAG GATATTGCTGAACCAAAGGAAAGCGCCATTACTGTTGACGCTACTGATGAACCTGCTGAGCCTGCTGAGCCTGCTGAGCCTGCTGAGCTAAAGACTGTTGAACCTATAGATGTCGAAGTGACTAAACCAGTTG TTGAGGCAGACAAGGATCCAACGCAATCTCTAGTATGCGAAGCTTCTGAGGAGAAGCTTTCGGCGGCGCAAACTACGTGTGAGATCAGCGACGAAAGCGTCACCATCGCGCAATCCTCTGAGCAGAAAACATCCGCATTACCTTCCGAAAAAAGTGTCATGGTACAAGTTGCTGCAATAAAAGAGTCAAGCGAGCTGATGCAACCGGCTGCGATAGAAAGCGCAAAAGCAACGGACAAAAAATTAAGCGAAACAAGTACTGAATTGTCTTCTACCCAAGAATCGGCGTCTGAAGACAAAAGCGAAAGTCTTCCTATCGAAACGCAGCAAGTTGATTCACAAACATCAACGTGTCTCTTGGTAGATGCCTCTTGCAAGAAAGATGTAACTACGCCTGTTACGCAAATTGAGAGCGCAACAACGCCTACTGAGACAAAACTAGAAACTCCAGTTTCCGCTCAAGATGCAACGGAGCTTAAAACTACTGCAATTAGCGTAGATAGTCCACAGAACATCATTGCTTCTTCTATAACGAGCGAAGCGTCGCTGCAAGAAACCACGAAATCTGTTATCGAACCCGATCTAACGCAACCTCTCACGATAGATCCGGGTGAGCAGCACGCAGAGGTATTACTGGCGGCTTCTGAGATTTCCACCGTCAGCCCCGTGCCTATCCAGGTAGCGGAATCGGTTCTTCAGACGAAACCCAAAGAGTCCGTATCAGACGCGGCTGTAGCCATGCGGGATCAAGCAATCGCTACTACGGTCACGGCTGTGCACGAGTCCACGGATATCGCTCCCGCATCGATCACAGTGGAACCAGTTCAATTGAACGGATCGGTTTGTGAGAAATGCGACGATATCCCATCTGTAGTTGCCAATTTATCAGAAAGTGCTGACACTTCTGCTCGGACGGCAAAAGAATCCGCGAATGATTTACTTATCACAAAAGACGTACCATCAGAAGCATCGGTAGAGAAGGTAGAGACCGTCAGCAGCGTGATGTCTCCATCAGAAATATCATCTGCAAAAGTGGAAAAATTAGCGGAATCCACGGAGATTGAGAGAACAACAGAAGCACCGGAAGCAAAGTCTCTAACGCAAACTACAAAGATGGAAACGACAGAAGCAACATCTGCAGAGCAGATTGTAAAAGCAGAAACGGCAGAACCTGCCGAACAAGTTAAGCAAACCGAGATAACAGAAGCAGCAGTAATAACGAAGTCGTCTAGCGAAATTCCAGAGACATCAGAAATTGCTGAGTCAAGTTCAACGGAAGAACCTACTGAAGCGGGAGTGTTCAATATCCCGTCGACGCCGACGGTGATCGAGGCTACACCGCCGACCAGTCCGTCAGTAGAAAGTACGCAGGAGGCGGAGGAAAAGCAAGCCGAGAAGAAGAGCCTGAAGAAGTCCGATTCGCTGGACGCTGCGAATGGAGAAGGTGTGGACAAAAAGGCGGCGAAGAAGACGGTGAAGAAGGTAGTGAAGAAACCGAAGACGAAACCCGAGGAGGCGACTCCATCGACTACGGCGGAGGGCGCAACCGCGGACGGTTCCCAGAGCAAGCCGAAGAAGACCGTGAAAGTTACGAAGAAGATCGGCGCGAAGACCGGACAGACTCTAGAAACCGACACGAGTGTACCGGAgacaccgccgccgccgtcgtcgccAGCTAGCGCCGGTGTCTCTGCCGCCTCCGACGTGCCTGTTCCGCCCAAGCGAAAGACGAAGAGTACCAACGCGAAAGGAACGACCGACAAGAAGCCCGAAACGGAAGAGTGA